The Chlamydiales bacterium STE3 genome includes a region encoding these proteins:
- a CDS encoding Lipoprotein-releasing system ATP-binding protein LolD (Product derived from UniProtKB/Swiss-Prot:Q6MD10;Gene name derived from UniProtKB/Swiss-Prot:Q6MD10;EC number derived from UniProtKB/Swiss-Prot:Q6MD10), translated as MDKKPPVVLKASGISKFFTKPTRIEILRNISLQLFQGESIAIIGRSGEGKSTLLQILGTLEKACSGELEIAGKSIYKSNPSKIRNAHLGFVFQSFCLLEDYTVLENVLMPARIARRVTHHGSPAFLQAVSLLEKMGLGDRIHHYGKHLSGGEKQRAAIARSFCNDPDIILADEPSGNLDRKTASGIHELLLQSVKEKNKSMIVVTHDQELANLCDKTYLLKEGVLIPN; from the coding sequence ATGGATAAAAAGCCCCCTGTTGTCCTAAAAGCATCTGGAATTTCTAAATTTTTCACTAAACCTACTCGGATTGAAATCTTACGTAATATTTCCTTACAGTTATTTCAAGGCGAATCGATTGCCATTATAGGAAGATCTGGTGAAGGGAAAAGCACTTTATTACAAATCCTAGGAACATTAGAAAAAGCTTGTTCTGGCGAGTTAGAAATTGCTGGCAAATCCATTTATAAGAGCAACCCCTCTAAAATTAGAAATGCGCACTTAGGATTTGTATTTCAATCTTTCTGTTTGCTCGAAGATTACACAGTTTTGGAAAATGTTCTCATGCCTGCCCGCATTGCTCGGAGAGTAACGCATCATGGAAGCCCCGCCTTTCTTCAAGCTGTAAGCCTATTAGAAAAAATGGGTCTGGGAGATAGGATCCACCATTATGGAAAGCATCTTTCTGGAGGGGAAAAGCAACGTGCTGCTATTGCTCGTTCATTTTGTAACGATCCGGATATCATTCTAGCAGATGAACCTTCAGGCAACCTTGACCGAAAAACAGCTTCAGGAATTCACGAGCTATTATTACAAAGCGTAAAAGAAAAAAATAAAAGTATGATTGTAGTTACTCATGACCAGGAACTTGCCAATTTATGTGATAAAACATATCTTCTGAAAGAAGGCGTTTTAATTCCCAACTAG
- a CDS encoding 50S ribosomal protein L33 (Product derived from UniProtKB/Swiss-Prot:Q822Z9;Gene name derived from UniProtKB/Swiss-Prot:Q822Z9): protein MAKKRENIKLKSSESATHYFTKKNKTSTPKRLELKKYDPALRKHVIFKETK from the coding sequence ATGGCAAAAAAAAGAGAAAACATTAAGCTGAAGAGTTCGGAAAGTGCTACACATTACTTTACTAAAAAGAATAAAACTTCCACGCCAAAGCGCTTAGAATTAAAAAAATATGATCCAGCTTTACGCAAACATGTGATTTTTAAAGAGACAAAGTAA
- a CDS encoding Uncharacterized protein (Product derived from UniProtKB/Trembl:F5J5A2): MVQKMNTQTVEIVSIKGPLPKKYLKDLARLRIALFRDYPFLYDGSLAFEEKYLEPYMKSENFLLVLVFDEKKIVGASTALPLLEEHRAFQHPFIRANLNPSEFCYFGESLLDPEYRSQGIGKRFFEEREAHAHALGLPYTCFSMIDRPDNHPKRPSTAYSLKDFWRRMGYEQQHNLVANLSWKETGHLDETVKQLHFWTKKL; encoded by the coding sequence ATGGTACAAAAAATGAATACGCAAACTGTGGAAATTGTCTCTATAAAAGGTCCTTTACCTAAAAAATATTTAAAGGATTTAGCAAGATTGAGAATTGCACTTTTTAGAGACTACCCATTTTTATATGATGGTTCTTTGGCTTTTGAAGAAAAATATTTAGAGCCATACATGAAGTCTGAAAACTTTCTGCTAGTCCTAGTCTTTGATGAGAAGAAAATTGTAGGGGCTTCAACAGCCCTTCCTTTGCTTGAAGAACATAGGGCTTTTCAACATCCTTTTATTCGTGCAAACCTCAATCCTTCTGAGTTTTGTTATTTTGGGGAATCTCTTTTAGATCCAGAGTACCGTAGTCAGGGGATCGGCAAACGTTTTTTTGAAGAGCGGGAAGCTCATGCCCATGCGCTAGGCTTGCCCTATACTTGCTTTTCAATGATTGATCGCCCAGATAATCATCCAAAGCGGCCTTCAACAGCTTACAGTTTAAAAGATTTTTGGAGACGAATGGGGTACGAACAGCAGCATAATCTTGTTGCTAATCTTTCTTGGAAAGAAACTGGACATTTAGACGAAACTGTAAAGCAGCTTCATTTCTGGACAAAAAAGCTTTGA
- a CDS encoding putative protein YbbP (Product derived from UniProtKB/Swiss-Prot:Q45589;Gene name derived from UniProtKB/Swiss-Prot:Q45589; Uncharacterized protein YbbP), which produces MRFFQFFIPPIEILIIATVIYYFLSVFWNMRAMDVIFGIIACLALYTLSRLFDLQVIHQMMFYFINVAVIALLIIFQPELRFGLSKLSFKGKKYREMNEFDKFLESIAQSVYRMAEKRIGALILLENQDSLNEYANKAVVLNAKFSPELLETIFITSTPLHDGAVIIRGTTIISAATILPLADDSSQISKSMGTRHRAGLGISQIADALIIVISEETGKVSLARDGIMTRGIKIDRFKGVLRSVFNPPPAVSSSINVLGRLKEWTS; this is translated from the coding sequence ATGCGTTTTTTTCAATTTTTTATTCCTCCTATTGAAATTTTGATTATCGCCACGGTTATTTATTACTTCCTTTCAGTTTTCTGGAATATGAGAGCAATGGATGTGATTTTTGGCATTATTGCCTGCCTGGCACTCTATACTCTTTCTCGTCTTTTTGACTTACAAGTCATTCATCAAATGATGTTTTATTTTATTAATGTCGCTGTGATTGCCTTACTCATTATTTTTCAACCTGAATTAAGATTTGGATTGTCAAAACTAAGTTTTAAAGGAAAAAAATACCGAGAGATGAATGAATTCGATAAGTTCCTTGAAAGTATTGCTCAATCTGTTTACAGGATGGCAGAGAAAAGAATAGGCGCTCTCATTCTTTTGGAAAACCAAGATTCTTTAAATGAGTATGCCAACAAGGCTGTTGTTCTAAATGCTAAATTTTCTCCCGAGCTTTTAGAAACTATTTTCATCACGAGTACCCCGCTTCATGATGGCGCAGTCATTATTAGAGGGACAACCATTATTTCTGCTGCCACAATACTCCCCTTAGCCGATGATAGTTCGCAGATTTCAAAATCAATGGGCACAAGGCATCGCGCTGGGTTAGGGATCAGCCAAATAGCGGACGCCTTGATTATCGTTATTTCTGAAGAAACAGGCAAGGTCTCACTTGCACGTGATGGCATTATGACAAGAGGCATTAAGATTGATCGCTTCAAAGGCGTGTTACGCAGTGTCTTTAATCCCCCTCCGGCTGTTAGCTCGAGCATTAACGTTCTAGGGAGACTTAAAGAATGGACAAGTTAA
- a CDS encoding Dihydropteroate synthase (Product derived from UniProtKB/Swiss-Prot:P73248;Gene name derived from UniProtKB/Swiss-Prot:P73248;EC number derived from UniProtKB/Swiss-Prot:P73248) encodes MKTKIMGILNITPDSCYDGGRFFALEKALNRAFSMVEEGADLIDVGGESTRPGASPVPLDEELRRVIPVIKAIREESTIPISIDTMKPEVAEEAIRAGATMINDVTGFDDLKMIDTARKHGVALCVMHMKGNPLTMQNDPHYEEGIIPCLLDWFAKKIDRLISSGIDKNKIILDPGIGFGKTVVDNVKILQNVPKLQKLGFPLLLGASRKSFLTKICNKERDQLLAASLAAHMTGAIAEVDYIRVHDVREHRDMLSFLSLYKEGI; translated from the coding sequence ATGAAAACAAAAATAATGGGTATTTTAAATATTACGCCTGACTCTTGCTACGATGGTGGACGTTTTTTTGCTTTGGAGAAAGCTCTCAATAGGGCTTTTTCAATGGTTGAAGAAGGAGCAGATCTTATTGATGTTGGGGGAGAATCTACACGCCCTGGAGCATCCCCGGTTCCTTTAGATGAAGAGCTGAGGCGGGTCATTCCAGTTATCAAAGCAATAAGAGAAGAATCGACAATTCCCATTTCTATTGATACAATGAAACCTGAAGTTGCAGAAGAAGCCATTAGAGCTGGAGCAACAATGATTAATGATGTGACAGGGTTTGACGACCTTAAGATGATTGACACTGCCCGCAAACATGGTGTGGCGTTATGTGTGATGCATATGAAGGGAAATCCATTGACGATGCAAAATGATCCACATTACGAAGAAGGAATTATCCCCTGCTTGCTAGATTGGTTTGCAAAAAAAATAGATCGTTTAATTAGCTCCGGAATTGATAAAAACAAGATTATATTAGATCCAGGTATTGGTTTCGGAAAAACCGTTGTAGATAATGTGAAAATTTTACAAAATGTGCCAAAATTACAAAAACTGGGCTTTCCTCTGCTTTTAGGAGCTTCAAGGAAATCTTTTTTAACAAAAATCTGCAACAAAGAACGCGATCAGCTACTGGCAGCTTCTTTAGCGGCTCATATGACTGGAGCAATCGCAGAAGTAGATTATATACGTGTTCACGATGTGAGGGAGCATAGGGATATGTTGAGTTTTTTAAGTTTATACAAAGAAGGAATTTAA
- a CDS encoding Ribosomal RNA small subunit methyltransferase E (Product derived from UniProtKB/Trembl:D6YVI7;EC number derived from UniProtKB/Trembl:D6YVI7) has protein sequence MPEKRFYLAGELTPHSRRTLENEEVQHLKVMRCREGDCIEVINGCGALARAKIYSINKRDVHLDILSVYLQDLPNFEIVLAQALPRLNRLDTILEKCTELGVAKIYLFPGEHSEKKDLSTAQNERIQNILIAATKQCGRLYVPSYVLMPPLKKWAKPKLLSFYGQVSPSARLFKNAWEHSLPKNGVIFFVGPEQGFSQAEESQLHAWGTIGVKLHSNILRTDTAPITALSLISHFADG, from the coding sequence ATGCCTGAAAAACGTTTTTATCTTGCTGGTGAATTGACCCCGCATTCTAGACGTACCTTAGAAAATGAGGAAGTGCAGCATCTAAAAGTTATGCGTTGCCGCGAAGGTGATTGCATTGAAGTCATCAATGGGTGCGGAGCCCTAGCGCGGGCAAAAATTTATAGCATTAACAAAAGAGATGTCCATTTAGATATCCTATCTGTCTATTTACAAGATCTCCCTAATTTTGAAATAGTATTAGCCCAGGCATTACCTCGTTTAAATCGCTTAGACACTATTTTAGAAAAATGTACAGAGCTCGGTGTTGCTAAAATTTATCTGTTCCCAGGGGAGCATAGCGAAAAAAAAGATTTAAGCACTGCCCAAAATGAACGCATACAAAATATTTTGATAGCGGCAACAAAGCAGTGCGGACGTCTCTATGTTCCTTCGTATGTATTGATGCCTCCGCTAAAGAAGTGGGCAAAACCCAAGCTGCTAAGCTTCTATGGACAGGTCTCACCTTCAGCCCGACTTTTTAAAAATGCTTGGGAACATAGTCTGCCAAAAAATGGGGTGATTTTCTTTGTAGGACCCGAACAGGGTTTCAGCCAAGCAGAGGAATCTCAACTACATGCGTGGGGAACTATAGGAGTTAAATTACATTCCAACATATTAAGAACAGATACGGCGCCGATTACGGCATTAAGCTTAATTAGCCATTTTGCTGATGGCTAA
- a CDS encoding Pyruvate kinase (Product derived from UniProtKB/Swiss-Prot:Q02499;Gene name derived from UniProtKB/Swiss-Prot:Q02499;EC number derived from UniProtKB/Swiss-Prot:Q02499), giving the protein MMRSKTKIICTIGPTVGTLDKIIELIQAGMNVARLNFSHGTHEEHRATISLLKEARAKLGVSLAIMLDTKGPEIRLGKIENGSVELLPEQKWILSKEKFIGNEKKVTITPENILDGLTEGAKILFDDGYISSKVVGILPEGVEVQIENGGIIRSGKGVTIPDAAVNLPCITNTDVSDIVFGCKEDVDIIAASFVKSADDVMGIKKILINEKKPEILVMAKIENKEGVLNFDSIVQVADGIMIARGDLGVQINLSQVPKLQKMMIRKSYLAGKPVVTATQMLESMINNPRPTRAEASDVANAIYDGTSAVMLSGETAIGKYPIGVVHVMKSIVDETEADFNYREFFNQYAPLVYHDVPSAVTLATVKTSYSSNAQAIFAFTNSGNTARLLSRLRPAMPIIAMTSKEKCYHQLSLLWGVIPYMSSHCTKIAEAFDIISTFALDHQIVGHGDLVVVTAGSPFGISGTTNMMMVESIGDVLVRAHIGFGERVHGNVTLVMSPDTKKPYEVRSCILVMTKCDESYTHLIRECTGVILENHIDDVQSEKFALKICKSLNKPVAVRADAASHILKEGQLITLLPEKALVYKGVIL; this is encoded by the coding sequence ATGATGCGATCCAAAACCAAGATCATTTGTACGATAGGCCCTACTGTTGGCACTTTGGATAAAATCATTGAGCTTATCCAGGCGGGGATGAACGTTGCGCGTTTAAATTTTAGTCACGGCACTCATGAAGAACACCGAGCGACAATCAGCCTACTTAAAGAAGCGCGCGCCAAACTAGGTGTTTCTTTAGCTATCATGCTAGATACTAAAGGTCCTGAAATAAGACTTGGGAAAATTGAAAATGGCTCGGTAGAGCTACTTCCTGAGCAAAAATGGATTCTGTCAAAAGAAAAATTTATTGGTAATGAGAAAAAAGTAACGATTACACCTGAAAATATTTTGGATGGCCTAACAGAAGGGGCAAAAATCCTATTTGATGATGGGTACATTTCATCTAAAGTTGTTGGCATTCTCCCAGAAGGCGTGGAGGTCCAAATTGAAAACGGCGGGATTATTCGTTCTGGTAAAGGAGTTACGATACCAGATGCTGCAGTTAACTTGCCTTGCATTACTAATACAGATGTTTCAGATATCGTTTTTGGCTGTAAAGAAGATGTGGATATCATTGCTGCTTCTTTTGTGAAATCAGCTGACGATGTAATGGGTATAAAAAAAATTCTCATTAATGAAAAAAAACCTGAGATTTTAGTGATGGCAAAAATTGAGAACAAGGAAGGCGTGCTCAATTTTGATAGCATAGTGCAGGTTGCTGACGGGATTATGATCGCGAGAGGGGACTTGGGAGTTCAAATTAATCTCAGCCAAGTCCCTAAATTACAAAAAATGATGATTCGAAAAAGCTATTTGGCTGGGAAACCAGTGGTAACGGCCACGCAGATGCTAGAGTCCATGATCAATAACCCCAGGCCTACTCGAGCAGAAGCTTCTGATGTGGCCAATGCAATTTACGACGGAACTTCAGCAGTGATGCTATCGGGAGAAACAGCCATTGGTAAATACCCAATTGGTGTTGTGCATGTGATGAAAAGTATCGTGGATGAAACAGAGGCAGACTTTAACTATAGAGAATTTTTTAATCAGTACGCCCCACTTGTCTATCACGATGTGCCTTCTGCAGTGACTTTAGCTACTGTAAAAACATCATATAGTTCCAATGCTCAAGCTATTTTTGCTTTTACAAATAGTGGTAACACTGCTCGTCTGCTCTCTCGCCTCCGTCCAGCAATGCCTATTATTGCAATGACTTCTAAAGAGAAATGCTACCACCAATTATCTTTGTTATGGGGAGTTATTCCTTATATGAGCAGCCACTGCACTAAAATTGCCGAAGCGTTCGATATAATTAGTACTTTCGCGTTGGATCACCAAATCGTTGGGCATGGTGATTTAGTCGTTGTGACTGCAGGCTCTCCATTTGGCATATCAGGTACTACAAATATGATGATGGTGGAAAGCATTGGGGATGTTCTCGTCAGAGCTCATATTGGTTTTGGGGAAAGGGTTCATGGCAATGTCACTTTGGTGATGTCTCCTGACACGAAAAAACCTTATGAAGTGCGCAGTTGCATCTTGGTAATGACTAAATGTGATGAAAGCTACACGCATTTAATTAGAGAATGTACAGGAGTCATTCTCGAAAACCATATTGATGACGTGCAGTCTGAAAAATTTGCTTTGAAAATTTGTAAATCTTTAAATAAGCCCGTTGCTGTTAGAGCAGATGCAGCAAGTCACATCCTTAAAGAAGGGCAATTAATTACCTTACTACCTGAAAAAGCGCTTGTTTACAAAGGAGTGATTTTGTAA
- a CDS encoding Linoleoyl-CoA desaturase (Product derived from UniProtKB/Swiss-Prot:Q08871;Gene name derived from UniProtKB/Swiss-Prot:Q08871;EC number derived from UniProtKB/Swiss-Prot:Q08871) gives MNDRIIKIKFQKAREGEFYDVVKKRVEDYFSKNAISPFANWKMYIKIALLFTFYFSLLAAIYSNHFFGMSLIAIYSLLGFITSLICCNFCHDLLHGAYFKSQKLNKIFGYAYDINGLSSYIWKITHNMKHHTFTNIPGHDEDINKAILLRLSPVDKLCYFHRFQQFYAFLLYLFTSLNWAYYSDWMSLFQESKNRSIPGRELFLFVFFKFVNLSIFLFIPLTILTAPWWQIGMGFLCLHFVGGFCSAVIFQLAHIVENVSYPEPDSKGFISSRWAIHEMETTSNFASGSLFWTCLAGGLNHQIEHHLFPYVCHVHYPKVHEIVKNTAYEFNVPYHEQATFFGAIRSHFRTLKKFGIKEN, from the coding sequence ATGAATGACCGGATCATTAAAATCAAATTTCAAAAAGCTCGAGAAGGGGAATTTTATGATGTAGTCAAAAAACGGGTTGAAGATTACTTTTCAAAAAATGCAATTTCCCCATTTGCTAACTGGAAAATGTATATCAAGATTGCCCTATTGTTTACGTTCTATTTTTCATTGCTGGCAGCAATTTATAGCAACCATTTTTTTGGAATGTCTCTGATTGCTATCTATAGCCTACTAGGATTTATTACGAGTCTTATTTGCTGCAATTTTTGTCATGATTTGCTTCATGGAGCTTATTTTAAATCACAAAAACTCAATAAAATATTTGGCTATGCTTATGATATTAATGGATTAAGTTCGTACATATGGAAAATTACCCATAATATGAAGCATCATACCTTTACGAATATTCCTGGACATGACGAAGATATCAATAAGGCCATTCTTCTGAGGCTCTCCCCAGTCGATAAGCTTTGTTATTTTCACCGATTTCAACAGTTCTATGCCTTTTTGCTCTATCTCTTTACAAGCTTAAACTGGGCGTATTACTCAGATTGGATGAGTCTATTTCAAGAATCAAAAAATAGGTCGATTCCAGGGCGAGAGCTCTTTCTTTTTGTTTTCTTTAAATTTGTTAACCTGAGTATTTTTCTTTTCATCCCTCTTACCATTCTTACAGCTCCCTGGTGGCAAATTGGAATGGGTTTTCTTTGTCTGCACTTTGTAGGAGGATTTTGCAGCGCTGTTATTTTTCAATTAGCACATATTGTTGAGAATGTTTCCTACCCAGAACCTGATTCCAAAGGATTTATTTCTAGCCGCTGGGCAATACATGAAATGGAAACGACATCTAATTTCGCGTCTGGAAGTTTATTTTGGACATGCCTAGCTGGTGGCTTGAATCATCAAATCGAACATCATCTTTTTCCTTATGTATGTCATGTACACTATCCCAAAGTGCATGAGATTGTAAAGAATACGGCTTATGAATTTAACGTCCCTTACCATGAACAAGCAACATTTTTTGGAGCGATAAGATCCCACTTTAGAACATTAAAAAAATTTGGGATAAAAGAAAATTAA
- a CDS encoding tRNA N6-adenosine threonylcarbamoyltransferase (Product derived from UniProtKB/Swiss-Prot:Q6MD07;Gene name derived from UniProtKB/Swiss-Prot:Q6MD07;EC number derived from UniProtKB/Swiss-Prot:Q6MD07), whose product MLVLGIESTCDETAASLVVDGKHILSQSIASQIDLHDIYGGVVPELACRRHIDTILPVIKECLTLGDKRLDEVDLIAVANGPGLIGALLIGLQVAKGLAFALDKPLVGVNHIEAHLYASIMSNPQQIQFPALGVVLSGGHTALVLMRDVGNYEMIGQTVDDAIGEAFDKVAKLLSLPYPGGPVVEKLAQTGNANRFKFKAGQVKTNRFDFSFSGLKTAVMYAIKGISEEDASFKNDLSASFQKTAFQDVQNKVLSAAKTYQCQHVIFGGGVTNNRYLRNLFAKQPVNSYFPQFDLTLDNAAMIAGLGYQVFINQGPADTLNLEAQTRLSLVR is encoded by the coding sequence ATGTTAGTTTTAGGAATTGAAAGCACCTGTGATGAAACTGCGGCATCTCTTGTTGTTGATGGGAAACACATTCTTTCACAATCCATCGCCTCTCAAATAGATCTTCACGATATTTATGGTGGAGTTGTTCCTGAGCTTGCCTGCAGACGTCACATTGATACAATTCTTCCTGTTATCAAAGAATGTCTAACCCTAGGAGATAAGAGGCTAGACGAAGTGGATCTTATTGCTGTAGCAAACGGACCTGGCTTAATAGGAGCACTTTTAATTGGCTTGCAAGTCGCAAAGGGGCTAGCATTTGCATTGGATAAACCTCTTGTAGGAGTTAACCATATTGAAGCTCATCTCTATGCTTCAATCATGTCAAACCCACAACAAATACAATTCCCCGCCTTGGGAGTTGTCTTATCCGGAGGACACACTGCTCTTGTTTTGATGCGGGATGTCGGAAATTATGAAATGATTGGACAAACTGTCGATGATGCAATTGGAGAAGCTTTTGATAAAGTGGCAAAACTGCTTTCCCTTCCTTATCCGGGGGGGCCCGTTGTTGAAAAATTAGCACAAACAGGCAATGCTAACCGCTTTAAATTTAAGGCAGGTCAAGTAAAAACCAACCGTTTTGACTTTTCATTTAGCGGATTAAAGACAGCTGTCATGTATGCAATTAAAGGGATTTCTGAGGAAGACGCTTCCTTTAAAAATGACCTTTCAGCTTCGTTCCAAAAGACAGCATTTCAAGATGTGCAGAATAAAGTACTATCTGCAGCAAAAACCTATCAATGCCAGCATGTGATTTTTGGTGGTGGAGTCACTAATAACCGCTATTTAAGAAATCTCTTTGCAAAGCAGCCTGTGAACAGTTATTTTCCTCAATTCGACTTAACTTTAGATAACGCGGCTATGATCGCAGGTCTTGGTTATCAAGTTTTTATTAATCAGGGGCCGGCAGACACTCTGAATTTAGAGGCTCAGACCAGGTTATCCTTAGTAAGATAA
- a CDS encoding Uncharacterized protein (Product derived from UniProtKB/Trembl:D6YVI8), producing the protein MDKLISFFTNQWPRKLIALMAAIAVWLFVDHSITDTAVIPNVPIRVINLPDDRTIAGMQPNGILNKRVNLTLSGTKNVIQSLGPGDLQVLVDAANINQDEWVLHINRKNLVSLNPSIDLRHHINHVRNPDYIIKLSKLAKAVIPIKVTTKGNPPSSYELLDVWPRQLQLNFVGTEEEAHQLLQDGLHLELDLGLITKADLDKISSFKENFHDNEISYFIPANLKKVSHPLLGKSLLEINDPESHNLHIDFLRKKLLPIDRNISTRIFYPLSSIELINPTTHPLLENHSIKKINNVFYLSYPLYLQNVSSLFLEIIKDHLEIVIIAQASKDSERLNWGLNIIDSQGLENQYVSYLLPSHQRPAQESNTSKGRENHIRNRFRKYLRKLTLYKDSDTLFQLDAHLSKEGVKAIPVESK; encoded by the coding sequence ATGGACAAGTTAATTTCCTTTTTCACGAATCAATGGCCGCGTAAACTTATTGCTTTAATGGCCGCTATTGCCGTTTGGTTGTTTGTTGATCACTCGATTACAGATACTGCCGTCATTCCTAATGTGCCGATCCGTGTCATTAATTTGCCTGATGATAGAACCATTGCCGGTATGCAACCTAATGGCATTCTTAATAAGCGAGTTAATCTTACTTTAAGCGGCACTAAAAATGTGATTCAATCCCTAGGGCCAGGGGATTTGCAAGTTCTTGTTGATGCTGCAAATATTAATCAAGATGAGTGGGTCTTGCATATCAACCGTAAAAATCTTGTTAGTTTAAATCCTTCTATTGACTTGAGACACCACATTAACCATGTGCGCAATCCCGACTATATTATTAAATTAAGTAAGTTAGCCAAAGCAGTAATACCCATTAAAGTTACAACAAAAGGCAACCCTCCGAGTAGTTATGAGCTCCTTGATGTTTGGCCTCGCCAACTCCAGCTAAACTTCGTGGGGACAGAAGAGGAGGCTCATCAGCTTTTACAGGATGGGTTGCATCTTGAGCTTGATTTAGGTTTAATCACTAAGGCAGATTTAGACAAGATAAGCAGTTTTAAAGAAAACTTTCACGATAATGAAATTAGTTACTTCATCCCTGCTAATTTGAAAAAAGTTTCTCATCCGCTTTTAGGTAAGAGTCTGTTAGAAATTAACGATCCTGAATCGCATAATCTCCATATCGATTTTTTACGCAAAAAACTTCTTCCTATAGATCGGAACATCTCTACTCGCATTTTTTATCCTCTTTCCTCGATAGAATTAATTAATCCTACAACCCACCCTCTTTTAGAAAATCATTCCATTAAAAAAATCAATAATGTGTTTTATCTCTCCTATCCACTTTATCTGCAAAACGTCAGTTCTCTTTTTTTAGAGATCATTAAAGATCATTTAGAAATTGTGATTATTGCACAGGCAAGCAAGGATAGTGAGCGCCTAAATTGGGGTTTAAATATTATCGACTCGCAGGGTCTCGAAAATCAATATGTTTCTTACTTACTACCGAGCCATCAGCGTCCAGCCCAAGAGAGTAACACGAGCAAAGGAAGAGAAAACCACATTCGCAACCGCTTTAGAAAATATTTGCGCAAGCTGACGCTTTACAAAGATTCTGATACGCTTTTTCAATTAGATGCTCATCTTTCAAAAGAAGGGGTTAAAGCGATACCTGTGGAATCAAAATAA